The following proteins are encoded in a genomic region of Vanessa tameamea isolate UH-Manoa-2023 chromosome 4, ilVanTame1 primary haplotype, whole genome shotgun sequence:
- the LOC113394252 gene encoding retinaldehyde-binding protein 1 isoform X1, with protein sequence MQFTHIFITQSTLLLIFGYNWFSKMSSSEFRLERNVELSEETKAIAEKELRETPERVREAMERLKELLKENKDLHFGEDDELLTIFLRPCKWYPESAMALMRRVAEFKRENACLLDGLLPEQVKESFLEHKVVNVMKGRDDKGRRVLIVSVGGTWDPKKVSADQLFKLFYLIHEAAMLEPESQVRGTVVIMDFHNMGWSQTMGLTPAFSKRLLTFIQDAMPLRLKEVHFVKEPMIFNVVWKMFKPLIREKLKTRIFFHGSKMASLHKHIAPTHLPADYGGELDAIDYGAADWYPVINDVLPHINNWNSYGFVKKA encoded by the exons atgcagtttacacatatatttattacacagtCGAcacttttgttaatatttggATATAACtg GTTCAGTAAGATGAGTTCCAGTGAATTTAGACTTGAAAGAAATGTGGAGTTATCAGAAGAGACAAAGGCGATCGCCGAGAAGGAGTTGAGGGAAACACCGGAGAGGGTCCGGGAAGCCATGGAAAGGCTCAAAGAGCTTCTTAAGGAAAACAAAGACTTACATTTTGGAGAGGACGACGAATTACTCACAATATTTCTGCGCCCTTGCAAGTGGTATCCAGAAAGCGCTATGGCATTA atgagACGCGTCGCCGAGTTCAAGCGTGAAAATGCATGTCTCTTGGATGGCCTGCTACCAGAACAAGTGAAGGAATCTTTTCTTGAGCACAAAGTCGTGAATGTCATGAAGGGTCGTGACGATAAGGGAAGAAGAGTTCTAATTGTCAGCGTTGGAG GTACATGGGACCCTAAGAAAGTATCCGCAGACCAGTTGTTTAAACTGTTCTACTTGATCCACGAGGCGGCCATGTTGGAGCCTGAATCCCAAGTTCGAGGAACTGTCGTTATCATGGATTTCCATAACATGGGCTGGAGTCAG ACAATGGGGCTTACACCGGCGTTCTCCAAACGTCTGCTGACTTTCATTCAAGATGCTATGCCTCTTAGATTGAAAGAGGTGCATTTTGTAAAGGAGCCTATGATTTTCAATGTCGTATGGAAAATGTTTAAGCCTTTGATTAGAGAAAAACTAAAGACCAGA ATCTTCTTCCACGGCTCCAAGATGGCGTCTCTCCACAAACACATTGCACCAACGCACCTGCCGGCCGACTATGGCGGCGAGCTGGACGCCATCGACTACGGCGCCGCCGACTGGTACCCTGTCATCAATGATGTCCTTCCCCACATTAACAACTGGAATTCGTATGGGTTCGTCAAAAAGGCGTAA
- the LOC113394252 gene encoding retinaldehyde-binding protein 1 isoform X2, translated as MSSSEFRLERNVELSEETKAIAEKELRETPERVREAMERLKELLKENKDLHFGEDDELLTIFLRPCKWYPESAMALMRRVAEFKRENACLLDGLLPEQVKESFLEHKVVNVMKGRDDKGRRVLIVSVGGTWDPKKVSADQLFKLFYLIHEAAMLEPESQVRGTVVIMDFHNMGWSQTMGLTPAFSKRLLTFIQDAMPLRLKEVHFVKEPMIFNVVWKMFKPLIREKLKTRIFFHGSKMASLHKHIAPTHLPADYGGELDAIDYGAADWYPVINDVLPHINNWNSYGFVKKA; from the exons ATGAGTTCCAGTGAATTTAGACTTGAAAGAAATGTGGAGTTATCAGAAGAGACAAAGGCGATCGCCGAGAAGGAGTTGAGGGAAACACCGGAGAGGGTCCGGGAAGCCATGGAAAGGCTCAAAGAGCTTCTTAAGGAAAACAAAGACTTACATTTTGGAGAGGACGACGAATTACTCACAATATTTCTGCGCCCTTGCAAGTGGTATCCAGAAAGCGCTATGGCATTA atgagACGCGTCGCCGAGTTCAAGCGTGAAAATGCATGTCTCTTGGATGGCCTGCTACCAGAACAAGTGAAGGAATCTTTTCTTGAGCACAAAGTCGTGAATGTCATGAAGGGTCGTGACGATAAGGGAAGAAGAGTTCTAATTGTCAGCGTTGGAG GTACATGGGACCCTAAGAAAGTATCCGCAGACCAGTTGTTTAAACTGTTCTACTTGATCCACGAGGCGGCCATGTTGGAGCCTGAATCCCAAGTTCGAGGAACTGTCGTTATCATGGATTTCCATAACATGGGCTGGAGTCAG ACAATGGGGCTTACACCGGCGTTCTCCAAACGTCTGCTGACTTTCATTCAAGATGCTATGCCTCTTAGATTGAAAGAGGTGCATTTTGTAAAGGAGCCTATGATTTTCAATGTCGTATGGAAAATGTTTAAGCCTTTGATTAGAGAAAAACTAAAGACCAGA ATCTTCTTCCACGGCTCCAAGATGGCGTCTCTCCACAAACACATTGCACCAACGCACCTGCCGGCCGACTATGGCGGCGAGCTGGACGCCATCGACTACGGCGCCGCCGACTGGTACCCTGTCATCAATGATGTCCTTCCCCACATTAACAACTGGAATTCGTATGGGTTCGTCAAAAAGGCGTAA
- the LOC113394268 gene encoding alpha-tocopherol transfer protein-like, which produces MSLQFESDGTPFVIWAEHKIKLEKMPITEDFYVKKARSELRETPENIENGLKDLRNLLKNESNLFIPIDDDEFLLKFLRPSKFYAESAFKRIQAYYKFRLSHKDYCQDLYPSSIRVAFDHSIISILSPRDQEGRRIMFVESGERWNPRDVPLREVFRGVQLGLEAAMVEPRTQVCGVVVVLDMKGLSFTQIMQFTPSFAKMVVDWIQDCIPIRLKGVHIVNQPYIFNMLFAIFKPFLRQKLRSRIHFHGYDKKSLLKHIHEDALMKRVGGSLPDDEISGEVLWKMLYHYEDNLKRSDSYGYISNNNK; this is translated from the exons ATGAGTTTACAATTCGAATCGGATGGCACACCATTCGTAATATGGGcggaacataaaataaaattggaaaaaatGCCAATAACAGAAGATTTCTATGTTAAGAAAGCAAGGAGTGAATTAAGAGAAACGCccgaaaatattgaaaatggcCTTAAAGATCTAAGAAACCTTCTTAAGa atGAATCCAATTTGTTTATACCTATAGATGATGACGAGTTCTTACTGAAATTTCTAAGACCTTCCAAGTTTTATGCTGAAAGTGCATTTAAAAGG aTACAGGCGTATTATAAATTCAGGTTATCACACAAAGACTACTGTCAGGATCTGTACCCAAGCAGCATTCGAGTAGCGTTTGATCACTCGATCATCTCCATCCTTTCACCGAGAGATCAAGAAGGTCGCCGCATTATGTTCGTCGAGTCCGGTG AGCGATGGAATCCTCGCGACGTTCCATTGCGAGAAGTGTTTCGGGGAGTGCAACTCGGGCTGGAGGCCGCGATGGTGGAGCCTCGCACACAAGTCTGCGGAGTCGTTGTCGTTCTCGATATGAAAGGACTCTCCTTCACTCAAATAATGCAGTTTACGCCATCTTTCGCAAAGATGGTTGTTGATTGGATTCAG GACTGTATACCAATTCGACTGAAGGGAGTGCATATTGTCAATCAGCcgtatatattcaatatgttaTTCGCAATATTTAAGCCATTTTTACGTCAGAAGCTCCGTTCGCGTATACATTTCCACGGCTACGACAAAAAGTCTTTGCTAAAACATATTCATGAGGACGCCTTGATGAAGAGAGTGGGAGGTTCTTTACCTGATGATGAAATATCGGGTGAAGTATTGTGGAAAATGCTATATCATTATGAAGACAATCTGAAGC ggTCAGATTCGTATGGATACATATCaaacaataacaaatga
- the LOC113394237 gene encoding clavesin-1 isoform X1, which yields MPAQAETKVILREVTPEISQHMLSDVTKLPGVQLGDYFLQFELEEPRDSVQEIARRELRETPEIVKPAVEELRRLLEADKDLLVPLDRDAWLIRFLRPCKFYPESAYALIKRYYAFKVKHHKQYDGLTPSKEQNIFNQNVLRVLPNRDQLGRRVLVLELGKKWNHSKCSLDEVFKGCVLFLEAAMLEPETQICGAVVIFDMDGLSMQQVWQFTPQFAKRIVDWLQESIPLRIKGLYIINQPYIFNMVFQLFKPLLREKLRSRIVFMGSDRELLYKYISPKCLPDCYGGTLSIPNVTGPQWLELLMICDTEFAAINNYGYKKK from the exons tttcacaACACATGCTGTCAGATGTCACAAAATTGCCTGGCGTACAACTCGGAGACTATTTCCTCCAGTTTGAACTAGAAGAGCCGAGGGATTCCGTtcaagaaatagccaggagagAATTGCGGGAGACGCCGGAAATTGTAAAGCCGGCTGTTGAAGAACTAAGACGACTATTAGAAG cgGACAAAGACCTGTTAGTTCCGCTTGATAGAGACGCTTGGCTCATAAGGTTTTTGCGGCCATGCAAATTCTATCCAGAGAGCGCGTATGCTTTG ATAAAAAGATACTACGCTTTCAAAGTAAAACATCATAAGCAATATGACGGCCTCACGCCCAGCAAGGAGCAAAATATCTTCAACCAGAACGTACTTCGTGTACTACCCAACCGCGACCAGCTCGGCAGAAGAGTCCTCGTCCTTGAATTAGGAA AGAAATGGAACCACAGCAAATGTTCTTTGGACGAGGTGTTCAAGGGCTGTGTGCTGTTTCTGGAGGCGGCCATGTTGGAGCCCGAGACACAGATCTGTGGCGCCGTCGTCATATTTGATATGGACGGCCTTTCAATGCAACAAGTCTGGCAATTCACGCCGCAATTCGCTAAGCGGATAGTTGACTGGCTACAG gaaagCATTCCACTCCGAATTAAAGGCTTATACATCATCAACCAACCCTACATATTCAACATGGTGTTCCAGCTATTCAAACCATTGCTCAGAGAAAAGCTGCGCTCGCGCATTGTCTTTATGGGCAGTGATAGAGAGCTTCTATACAAGTACATAAGCCCTAAATGCCTCCCAGATTGCTATGGAGGAACTCTATCTATACCGAATGTCACTGGACCACAGTGGCTGGAACTGCTGATGATCTGTGACACGGAGTTTgcag CAATCAACAACTACGGATACAAGAAGAAGtaa
- the LOC113394237 gene encoding clavesin-1 isoform X2, which translates to MAKISQHMLSDVTKLPGVQLGDYFLQFELEEPRDSVQEIARRELRETPEIVKPAVEELRRLLEADKDLLVPLDRDAWLIRFLRPCKFYPESAYALIKRYYAFKVKHHKQYDGLTPSKEQNIFNQNVLRVLPNRDQLGRRVLVLELGKKWNHSKCSLDEVFKGCVLFLEAAMLEPETQICGAVVIFDMDGLSMQQVWQFTPQFAKRIVDWLQESIPLRIKGLYIINQPYIFNMVFQLFKPLLREKLRSRIVFMGSDRELLYKYISPKCLPDCYGGTLSIPNVTGPQWLELLMICDTEFAAINNYGYKKK; encoded by the exons tttcacaACACATGCTGTCAGATGTCACAAAATTGCCTGGCGTACAACTCGGAGACTATTTCCTCCAGTTTGAACTAGAAGAGCCGAGGGATTCCGTtcaagaaatagccaggagagAATTGCGGGAGACGCCGGAAATTGTAAAGCCGGCTGTTGAAGAACTAAGACGACTATTAGAAG cgGACAAAGACCTGTTAGTTCCGCTTGATAGAGACGCTTGGCTCATAAGGTTTTTGCGGCCATGCAAATTCTATCCAGAGAGCGCGTATGCTTTG ATAAAAAGATACTACGCTTTCAAAGTAAAACATCATAAGCAATATGACGGCCTCACGCCCAGCAAGGAGCAAAATATCTTCAACCAGAACGTACTTCGTGTACTACCCAACCGCGACCAGCTCGGCAGAAGAGTCCTCGTCCTTGAATTAGGAA AGAAATGGAACCACAGCAAATGTTCTTTGGACGAGGTGTTCAAGGGCTGTGTGCTGTTTCTGGAGGCGGCCATGTTGGAGCCCGAGACACAGATCTGTGGCGCCGTCGTCATATTTGATATGGACGGCCTTTCAATGCAACAAGTCTGGCAATTCACGCCGCAATTCGCTAAGCGGATAGTTGACTGGCTACAG gaaagCATTCCACTCCGAATTAAAGGCTTATACATCATCAACCAACCCTACATATTCAACATGGTGTTCCAGCTATTCAAACCATTGCTCAGAGAAAAGCTGCGCTCGCGCATTGTCTTTATGGGCAGTGATAGAGAGCTTCTATACAAGTACATAAGCCCTAAATGCCTCCCAGATTGCTATGGAGGAACTCTATCTATACCGAATGTCACTGGACCACAGTGGCTGGAACTGCTGATGATCTGTGACACGGAGTTTgcag CAATCAACAACTACGGATACAAGAAGAAGtaa